A segment of the Symmachiella macrocystis genome:
GCGAGGTCCAATGCGGCGATTTGTGATTTGCCCAGCATCGTGGCAAAGGCTTCGCTGATGATTGAACGCATCAACTCGTTGATTTCATCCGATGAAAAATCGCTGTCGGTCCCGACCAATTCTTTAAGCAGTGCTTTCGGCTCGACCGCTTTGAGGGTGTAGGTCCCGAACGCGCGGAGGCGGATGGGACCGAAGTCGGGGTCGCGGAGCATGATCGGGTTGGGAGTCCCCCACTTCAGATCGGTGATCTGCGTGGTGCGGACAAAATAGACCTCCGATTTGAACGGACTTTCGAAGCCGTGCTTCCAGCCTTGCAGCGTGCCCAAGATCGGCAGGTTATCAGTGGTGAGTTCGTAGTGTCCCGGCTCGAAGACGTCGGCCAATTCGCCGCGATGCACGAAGACAGCGGTTTGTCCGGGACGCACGATCAGTTGCGCGCCGTTTTTGATTTGGTTGTGGTACCGCGGGAACCGCCAGACGAGTGTGTGGTTGGTGTCGTCAATCCATTCGACAATATCCACCAATTCGCCGCGCAGTTTATCAAGCAATCCCATGGCCATCTCCTAGGTGAACGCAAATTGGGTGAAATGTACTGCCCGTATAGGCCGAGTAGAAATGCGGCGCGCCCCGGCATGGGGGCGCGCCGTGATCAAAGCCTATTCACGACTCGCTCAAATAACTTGATGAAACAACTCAACAGAGGGTGCCACTGGCGGCTTGTCCGCCAGTATAAATCGTGCGAATAGATTCAACACCGCTGCACGAGCCAGCAGCGCCACCCGGTCTCAATACTCTTCTACGTTCCGCTGGCGACCAAATACGAATCGCGGCTGCGGCGCGATGTTAACGCTTGGGCCTGATCGTCGCCGACGAATTTTTCAGCTTTGGGATCCCACTTCAGGTCGCGACCCAACATCACCGAAATGTTGCACAGATGGCAAGAGGTCATCGTGCGGTGATGTGTGCCGACGTCGGAAATCGGTTGTTGGCGATCTTCCAGGCATTCGAAGAAGTTCCGCATGTGATGGCCCGGCGTTTTGCCTTTGTACAGGTTGGCCACCAGTTCATTAATTTCTTCATTGTCGGCTTCGCTCAACTCGTCAATGAGTTTGCCTTCCAGTTTGCCGCGGTTAACGAAGATACGGCCGTTTTCACCTTCGAACAAGATGCCGTTTCCAAATTCGATATTCGTGTCCGGACGTTTGTAAACGTCGTTGACGTTCAATACGGAGCCGTTCTTGAATTTCAAATCGATGTCGAACGTCACGGCGGTGTTAAATCCGCTGGGGAGTTTGGCATCGCCGTTGAGGAACGCATCCCAATTGAAATCATCGGGGACGATTGGCGGGAAAGTTCCCTTGCCGACGACTTCGACCGGGCCGCTCTTGTCGTAACCGAGTGCCCATTGGGCGATGTCGATGTGGTGCGCGCCCCAGTCGGTCATTTTGCCGCCGGAATACTCAAACCACCAACGGAATTGCTTGCGGCGTTCTTCGGAGTAATCGGCCTTCGGTGCGGGACCCACCCAGAAATCCCAATCGAGACCTTCGGGGACAGCGGTCGATTCGAAGGGGCCTTCGTTGGGAGCACCCCCGATGGCGACGTAGGCGTTGACGTTTTTCCCCAGCCGACCGCTTTGCACAATGGCG
Coding sequences within it:
- a CDS encoding SPFH domain-containing protein, which encodes MGLLDKLRGELVDIVEWIDDTNHTLVWRFPRYHNQIKNGAQLIVRPGQTAVFVHRGELADVFEPGHYELTTDNLPILGTLQGWKHGFESPFKSEVYFVRTTQITDLKWGTPNPIMLRDPDFGPIRLRAFGTYTLKAVEPKALLKELVGTDSDFSSDEINELMRSIISEAFATMLGKSQIAALDLAANYRALSGDLREAAVERVDDEYGLDIPQLFIVNISLPEEVEKALDTRSSMGVIGDMSRYQQFQMGKAMTAAAENPAGGGASEGMGLGMGFAMANQMFRGAGQAGSGMPAPPPAPGAVAWHIAVGGETQGPFTAQQLSQGIAAGQVTADSMVWSAGMPAWTTAGQVPALASQFAATPPPPPPPAK
- a CDS encoding Gfo/Idh/MocA family oxidoreductase: MTSTRRDFLKKSAAAGALVSAPLIWTPDKAFGRNLNSKPTVASIGVGGSRGRYNQGGSIARKAAKLGKMIAVCDVDSVHTAEFNKDFEGKLNEYTDYRVLLEKEKPDVVTIGTPDHWHVPIAIAALRAGCDVYCEKPLTLTIQEGIDVRNVVEETGRVFQVGTQQRSENDNRFLKAVAIVQSGRLGKNVNAYVAIGGAPNEGPFESTAVPEGLDWDFWVGPAPKADYSEERRKQFRWWFEYSGGKMTDWGAHHIDIAQWALGYDKSGPVEVVGKGTFPPIVPDDFNWDAFLNGDAKLPSGFNTAVTFDIDLKFKNGSVLNVNDVYKRPDTNIEFGNGILFEGENGRIFVNRGKLEGKLIDELSEADNEEINELVANLYKGKTPGHHMRNFFECLEDRQQPISDVGTHHRTMTSCHLCNISVMLGRDLKWDPKAEKFVGDDQAQALTSRRSRDSYLVASGT